A genomic window from Candidatus Methylarchaceae archaeon HK02M2 includes:
- a CDS encoding energy-coupling factor ABC transporter permease, whose translation MHIMEGFLPSPWWEIWFLVSIPIVAYGIYRISDITKKHPEAKPLLALVGAFIFVLSALKLPSVTGSCSHPTGSGLAAVLFGPAIASVLSMIVLVFQALLLAHGGLTTLGANTFSMGILGPFVAFAIWIVLRKMKVSNSIGVFFAVALGDLFTYFMTSAQLALAFPTAAGFWDALIKFGTVFSFTQIPLAIGEGILAILIFDFLVKYKGQILSTMGVIKLPVVSLTQEEKE comes from the coding sequence ATGCATATAATGGAAGGTTTTCTTCCCAGCCCATGGTGGGAAATTTGGTTCTTAGTTTCAATACCAATAGTGGCGTACGGCATTTATAGGATTTCTGACATTACAAAAAAGCATCCTGAGGCTAAGCCGCTACTTGCTTTAGTAGGTGCATTCATCTTTGTGCTTTCTGCTCTGAAGCTACCATCTGTCACAGGTAGTTGTTCGCATCCAACAGGTTCAGGTTTAGCTGCTGTATTGTTCGGACCTGCAATTGCCTCAGTTCTCTCAATGATTGTCTTGGTTTTTCAAGCTCTGCTGTTAGCACATGGAGGTCTGACTACATTAGGTGCAAATACCTTTTCTATGGGAATATTAGGGCCTTTCGTGGCTTTTGCTATATGGATCGTCCTTAGGAAAATGAAGGTGTCGAATTCCATTGGAGTTTTCTTTGCCGTTGCTTTGGGAGACTTGTTCACCTATTTTATGACATCAGCCCAACTTGCTCTCGCCTTTCCAACAGCGGCAGGTTTCTGGGACGCGTTGATAAAGTTTGGAACTGTCTTCTCATTCACGCAGATTCCATTGGCCATCGGTGAAGGCATTCTTGCGATACTTATCTTCGACTTCCTAGTCAAGTATAAGGGGCAGATTCTCAGTACAATGGGAGTAATTAAATTGCCTGTCGTTTCCCTTACGCAGGAGGAGAAAGAATAG
- a CDS encoding energy-coupling factor ABC transporter substrate-binding protein, with product METKHVILILVMVALFVIPLAILPTAEYGGADGAAEELISETGYEPWFEPIWEPPSGEIESLLFATQAAIGAIIIGYFIGFEKGKRAKKYDAQKLNH from the coding sequence GTGGAAACCAAACATGTCATACTAATCTTAGTTATGGTTGCTCTCTTTGTTATACCCTTAGCAATCCTTCCAACAGCAGAATACGGTGGTGCAGATGGTGCCGCAGAAGAGTTGATCTCGGAGACGGGTTATGAACCTTGGTTTGAACCGATCTGGGAGCCACCAAGCGGTGAAATAGAAAGTCTGCTATTCGCAACCCAAGCAGCAATAGGAGCTATCATTATAGGATACTTTATCGGATTCGAGAAGGGAAAGAGAGCAAAAAAATATGACGCACAAAAATTAAACCATTAG
- a CDS encoding winged helix-turn-helix transcriptional regulator encodes MVFLGGKGEFTKFQILQKIMQSQPHVRQKDIAYELGITIQAVSKQLKALIRSGMVEAGSESANYRLTPDGLEKLHTDIDDLEKYVVRIKNYLKNERVWPAIAVQPIKEGDEVGLIMKGGVLYAVESNHPDVEAFGRAVIDANPGEDVGVGNSRGQVKLNRGRILIIKLPSIKKGGSRIVDLEKVHKLYEEFKPDRIGVMGTVGRAVLNKLNLKADLEFGVTRAVALTALRGLDVFVLSVGRMANKVIEEIGNMSAKHIVDIIYTVEDVRIR; translated from the coding sequence ATGGTTTTCCTAGGGGGTAAGGGTGAATTTACCAAGTTTCAAATTCTGCAGAAGATCATGCAAAGTCAACCACATGTCAGGCAAAAGGATATTGCATACGAGCTCGGGATCACGATACAAGCCGTTTCAAAGCAACTTAAAGCGCTGATAAGAAGCGGGATGGTGGAGGCAGGTTCAGAGAGCGCAAATTATAGGTTGACTCCCGATGGTCTTGAGAAGTTACATACGGATATTGATGACTTGGAAAAATATGTAGTAAGGATTAAAAATTATTTGAAGAATGAACGTGTGTGGCCAGCCATAGCAGTACAACCAATAAAGGAGGGTGATGAGGTAGGACTGATTATGAAGGGTGGTGTCCTATACGCCGTAGAGTCAAACCATCCGGATGTTGAAGCGTTTGGAAGGGCTGTCATAGATGCCAACCCAGGAGAGGATGTTGGCGTGGGGAACTCAAGAGGGCAAGTAAAATTAAATCGAGGGAGGATTTTGATTATTAAGTTACCCAGTATAAAAAAAGGAGGCTCAAGAATCGTTGACTTGGAAAAGGTTCACAAATTATATGAAGAATTCAAACCAGATAGAATAGGCGTTATGGGAACTGTTGGAAGGGCTGTCCTAAATAAATTGAATCTCAAAGCTGACCTTGAATTTGGCGTAACTAGAGCAGTTGCTTTAACCGCATTAAGAGGATTAGACGTATTTGTACTTTCAGTCGGCAGAATGGCCAACAAAGTGATCGAAGAAATAGGTAATATGAGTGCCAAACATATTGTTGACATAATATATACAGTTGAAGACGTAAGGATTCGGTGA